The proteins below are encoded in one region of Sphingobium yanoikuyae:
- a CDS encoding type II toxin-antitoxin system HipA family toxin, translating to MAEFVAQVVLGDSRAPVGQLRFTAAGPRQFSTFAYDAAWIENPRAFAVQPDLPLEGGPFHTSGQPGNMRDALAGVFADAAPDSWGRRLLERAYGNGLSEFEYLTLSDDACRQGALRFQGDDGEIIRGKAGDAVPRLVELEAITAIARAYEQGKEISAEEMQALAGAGGSGGARPKANVQDGDTLWLAKFTSVHDQQPIERVEVATLRLAQACGIRTPTARLELADTPFPVALIQRFDRRGSSRIPYISARTALGKTGTELGSYTEIVDFIRAYGADPKADFRELFLRLIFTILVSNKDDHLKNHGFLYVGGGQWRLSPVFDVNPAPDRNPHLETAILEGGAHDRSISLALEACEFFELPPEEARRMVRDTVRRISEGWREALRQVGVSGALARDYEPAFANAETEIAMAA from the coding sequence ATGGCGGAGTTCGTTGCCCAGGTTGTTCTTGGCGACAGTCGTGCGCCCGTCGGTCAGCTGCGTTTCACAGCAGCGGGGCCGCGGCAGTTCTCGACCTTTGCCTATGACGCTGCCTGGATAGAAAATCCCCGCGCCTTTGCCGTGCAGCCGGATCTTCCCCTAGAAGGCGGCCCTTTTCATACGTCGGGGCAGCCAGGGAACATGCGTGATGCACTGGCGGGCGTCTTCGCCGATGCCGCGCCGGACAGTTGGGGACGGCGCCTTCTCGAACGTGCCTATGGCAATGGTCTGAGCGAGTTTGAGTATCTGACGCTGTCCGACGACGCCTGTCGTCAGGGCGCACTGCGATTTCAAGGCGACGATGGAGAGATCATCCGCGGTAAAGCGGGTGACGCCGTGCCCCGCCTCGTCGAGCTGGAAGCGATAACGGCCATTGCCCGCGCCTATGAGCAGGGTAAGGAGATCTCTGCCGAAGAGATGCAGGCATTGGCGGGCGCGGGCGGTTCAGGCGGCGCCCGGCCCAAGGCCAATGTCCAGGACGGCGATACGCTCTGGTTGGCCAAATTCACCTCGGTTCACGATCAGCAGCCGATCGAACGGGTCGAGGTCGCGACGCTTCGGCTAGCCCAAGCTTGCGGCATTCGCACGCCTACGGCCAGGCTTGAACTCGCCGACACTCCCTTTCCGGTCGCGCTGATCCAGCGGTTCGACCGGCGAGGCAGTTCCCGGATTCCCTATATCTCGGCGCGCACGGCCCTTGGGAAGACCGGGACGGAGCTGGGCTCTTATACCGAGATCGTCGATTTTATCCGGGCCTATGGCGCCGATCCCAAAGCCGATTTCCGCGAGCTTTTCCTGCGCCTAATTTTCACGATCCTTGTATCCAACAAGGATGACCACCTGAAAAACCACGGCTTCCTCTATGTGGGAGGCGGGCAATGGCGGTTATCTCCGGTGTTCGACGTGAACCCAGCTCCAGATCGAAATCCCCATCTTGAGACGGCGATTTTGGAGGGCGGTGCGCACGACCGCTCCATATCGCTTGCACTCGAGGCTTGTGAGTTTTTCGAACTTCCTCCCGAGGAGGCAAGACGGATGGTTCGCGACACGGTTCGCCGCATATCGGAAGGATGGCGCGAGGCTCTGCGTCAGGTCGGCGTGTCAGGTGCGCTGGCGCGTGACTATGAGCCAGCCTTCGCAAATGCCGAAACTGAAATTGCGATGGCCGCATAA
- a CDS encoding LysR family transcriptional regulator yields the protein MLDPRLLRAFVAIADSGSFTIAAQRLHMTQSTISQQLGRLEQAVGHMLVDRAARPVRPTAAGERLLGHARRILSLQQEAESLLADPAGSASIRIGLPDDIASRDMMRVFARFSEQYRAVRLDVTTGLSRDLTRRYRAGEFDIIAVKEPTPSADCRASFAEPIGWHESADRQGDWPDPLPLVAFPAGGLYRDAMFDRIGRERRRCHVAFTGSDLTSVLTAVEAGMGLSLVPMRAAAGRAVRPYAPFGEEAAMRVSLYAWDDAGPTAELVAQMAAVLAER from the coding sequence ATGCTCGATCCGCGCCTGCTCCGTGCCTTTGTCGCGATCGCCGACAGCGGCAGCTTCACCATTGCGGCGCAGCGGCTGCACATGACCCAGTCGACCATCAGCCAGCAGCTCGGCCGGCTGGAACAGGCGGTGGGGCATATGCTGGTCGATCGGGCGGCACGGCCGGTGCGGCCGACCGCGGCGGGCGAGCGGCTGTTGGGCCATGCCCGGCGCATCCTGTCGCTGCAGCAAGAGGCGGAAAGCCTGCTTGCCGATCCGGCCGGCAGCGCGTCGATCCGCATCGGCCTGCCCGACGACATAGCCAGTCGCGACATGATGCGGGTGTTCGCCCGCTTTTCCGAGCAATATCGGGCGGTGCGGCTGGACGTTACTACCGGGCTCAGCCGCGATCTCACGCGCCGATACCGCGCGGGCGAGTTTGACATCATCGCTGTCAAGGAACCGACGCCGAGCGCCGATTGCCGCGCCAGTTTCGCCGAGCCGATCGGCTGGCATGAAAGCGCGGACCGGCAGGGCGACTGGCCCGATCCCCTGCCGCTGGTCGCCTTTCCGGCGGGTGGCCTCTATCGCGACGCGATGTTCGACCGGATCGGACGGGAAAGGCGGCGCTGCCATGTGGCCTTCACCGGCAGCGACCTCACCAGCGTGCTGACCGCAGTGGAAGCGGGCATGGGCCTGTCGCTGGTGCCGATGCGCGCGGCGGCCGGACGGGCGGTGCGACCCTATGCGCCGTTCGGGGAAGAGGCCGCCATGCGCGTGTCGCTCTATGCCTGGGACGATGCCGGGCCGACGGCTGAACTGGTGGCGCAGATGGCGGCGGTTCTGGCGGAGCGGTAA
- a CDS encoding three-Cys-motif partner protein TcmP produces MVEKRYEWADGAKLEEHSRRKHKILREYVFDYLTVRCKLPQQERFRLAIVDGFAGGGRYQCGTSGSPLIFIEELKRATEAVNTHRAAQGLNAIEVECLLVFNDASRDAIELLKTHVAPLQADIVATCPKLHLRVEYLNEFFETAYPKIKRFLEQGRYRSVIFNLDQCGHSHVERNTILDIMHSYPAAEIFYTFVISSLLAFLQKDQPERLRAQLDHLGLASGDVQALDGLMSQKDWLGTAEKIVFDAFRLCAPYVSPFSINNPGGWRYWLIHFANAYRARQVYNNILHDNASLQAHFGRSGLNMLSYDPRHDEGMLYLFDDNGRASAKTQLLDDVPRLVTEAGDAMSVMEFYESIYNVTPAHADDVHAAIIENPDLEVITPAGGERRKANTIGVNDIIKVKTQRSFFPMFLDAGKSPQGRKE; encoded by the coding sequence ATGGTTGAGAAGCGATACGAGTGGGCTGACGGCGCAAAGCTTGAGGAGCATTCGCGGCGCAAACACAAGATTCTCCGTGAATATGTCTTCGATTACCTGACCGTTCGCTGCAAGCTGCCGCAGCAGGAACGTTTTCGGCTGGCCATTGTCGATGGCTTCGCCGGGGGCGGCCGCTACCAGTGCGGGACATCGGGTTCTCCGTTGATCTTCATCGAAGAGTTGAAGCGAGCCACCGAGGCCGTGAACACGCATCGCGCGGCACAGGGCTTGAACGCGATCGAGGTCGAGTGCCTGCTGGTCTTCAACGATGCCAGCCGTGATGCGATCGAACTTCTAAAAACGCATGTGGCGCCGCTCCAGGCCGACATCGTCGCGACCTGCCCGAAGCTCCATCTGCGCGTCGAGTATCTCAACGAGTTTTTCGAAACCGCTTATCCCAAGATCAAGCGCTTCCTGGAGCAAGGACGCTATCGCAGCGTGATCTTCAACCTGGATCAGTGCGGCCACAGCCATGTCGAGCGGAATACGATTCTCGACATCATGCACTCGTATCCTGCGGCCGAGATCTTCTACACCTTCGTCATCAGTTCCTTGCTGGCGTTCCTCCAGAAAGACCAGCCGGAGCGCCTGCGTGCGCAACTCGATCATCTCGGTCTCGCCAGCGGCGATGTCCAGGCACTGGACGGGTTGATGAGCCAGAAGGATTGGCTCGGAACCGCAGAGAAGATCGTCTTCGACGCTTTCCGGCTTTGCGCGCCCTATGTGAGTCCGTTCTCGATCAACAACCCTGGCGGTTGGCGCTATTGGTTGATCCACTTCGCCAACGCTTATCGGGCACGGCAAGTCTACAACAATATCCTCCACGACAATGCCAGCCTTCAGGCTCATTTCGGCCGATCGGGCCTCAACATGTTGTCCTATGACCCGCGCCATGATGAGGGGATGCTCTATCTCTTCGATGACAATGGCCGTGCCTCGGCCAAGACCCAGCTTCTTGATGACGTCCCCCGTCTCGTGACTGAAGCTGGCGATGCCATGTCGGTGATGGAGTTCTATGAGAGCATCTACAACGTCACGCCGGCGCATGCCGATGACGTCCATGCCGCGATCATCGAGAACCCCGATCTTGAGGTGATCACGCCAGCCGGTGGCGAGAGACGCAAAGCGAATACGATCGGCGTCAATGACATCATCAAGGTGAAGACCCAGCGCAGCTTCTTTCCGATGTTTTTGGATGCCGGAAAAAGCCCGCAGGGGCGGAAGGAATAG
- a CDS encoding DUF6088 family protein: MTRLTEQILSHMAGLPEGASVSAKGLLHLGNRAAVDQALSRLAEREQLIRAGRGVYLRPVVSRFGTRAPSVEQAVEALASQRGETIVSNGAAAANALGLTTQVPVRSVYLTSGRSRKMNLGKQVVELRHAPRWQLALANRPAGEVVRALAWLGPDKAEAALTALKRKMPPGVFGELVAAAPQLPTWLARSVGKVAYETREMTK; encoded by the coding sequence ATGACACGGCTGACCGAACAGATTCTGTCGCATATGGCGGGTTTGCCCGAGGGCGCTTCTGTGTCCGCTAAGGGGCTGCTCCATCTCGGCAATCGCGCAGCGGTGGACCAAGCCTTGTCGCGTCTGGCCGAGCGCGAACAACTCATCCGGGCTGGGCGCGGTGTCTATCTCCGCCCCGTCGTCAGTCGGTTTGGGACGCGAGCGCCGTCGGTGGAACAGGCCGTGGAGGCCCTTGCCAGCCAGCGTGGCGAGACCATTGTCTCGAACGGTGCGGCGGCCGCAAACGCGCTTGGCCTGACAACGCAGGTGCCGGTTCGTTCGGTCTATCTGACCTCTGGGCGCAGCCGGAAGATGAATCTCGGCAAGCAGGTCGTGGAATTGCGGCATGCCCCGCGCTGGCAATTGGCCCTGGCCAACCGTCCGGCGGGGGAGGTTGTGAGGGCGCTGGCCTGGCTCGGCCCTGATAAGGCTGAAGCCGCGCTCACGGCGTTGAAGCGCAAGATGCCGCCCGGCGTGTTTGGCGAACTGGTCGCCGCTGCGCCGCAGCTGCCTACCTGGCTTGCCAGGAGCGTGGGCAAGGTCGCGTATGAAACCAGAGAAATGACGAAATGA
- a CDS encoding helix-turn-helix domain-containing protein: MGSPKVRPALERLGQDIRNARLRRSIAVADLALRSGTSASSIARLEKGDPGVAIGTLADVLVVLGLVERLADLIDVRKDDLGLALSSERLPQRGKSFATRVRKQKAKSEPTRALDDVVDPDGASF, translated from the coding sequence ATGGGCTCTCCAAAGGTCAGACCAGCCCTCGAAAGGCTTGGCCAGGACATTCGAAATGCGCGGCTACGGCGCAGTATTGCGGTTGCGGACCTGGCCCTGCGCTCCGGAACATCGGCCAGTTCTATCGCGCGGCTCGAAAAGGGCGACCCTGGCGTTGCTATTGGGACGCTTGCGGATGTGCTGGTCGTTCTTGGGCTTGTCGAACGGCTGGCCGATCTGATCGATGTCCGCAAGGATGATCTGGGGCTTGCGCTTTCTAGCGAGCGCCTGCCGCAACGAGGCAAGTCTTTCGCGACCAGGGTCAGAAAGCAAAAGGCCAAGTCGGAGCCGACGCGCGCGCTCGATGACGTGGTCGATCCTGACGGAGCGTCGTTCTGA
- a CDS encoding DUF5131 family protein → MTAREGAMAETQIEWTDATWNPVAGCSIITAGCTHCYAMEMAKRLEAMHIQKYAGLTRKSGQRTVWNGVVREDRDALAIPYGWRKSRKIFVNSMSDLFHEQVTDAFILDVWKVMRETPRHNYQILTKRPERMAELVATKIGEVLPNVWLGTSIEDGDVVDRIDALRAAPAAIRFISFEPLIGSVGTVDLRGIHWAIVGGESGKSARPIREEWIDEIYIQCLSAGTAFFFKQWGTWGKDNKKRSKKANGREYRGQTWDEMPTAAQASA, encoded by the coding sequence ATGACCGCTCGGGAGGGCGCAATGGCTGAAACCCAAATCGAATGGACTGACGCCACATGGAACCCCGTTGCCGGCTGCTCGATCATCACCGCCGGCTGCACCCATTGCTATGCCATGGAGATGGCTAAGCGCCTTGAGGCCATGCACATCCAGAAATATGCCGGTCTGACCCGCAAGAGCGGGCAGAGGACGGTCTGGAACGGCGTTGTGCGTGAGGACCGGGATGCGCTTGCGATTCCTTATGGCTGGCGCAAGTCGCGCAAGATTTTCGTCAATTCGATGAGCGACCTGTTTCACGAGCAGGTCACGGACGCCTTCATTCTCGATGTCTGGAAGGTGATGCGTGAGACGCCACGCCATAATTATCAGATCCTGACGAAACGGCCTGAGCGCATGGCGGAACTGGTCGCCACCAAGATCGGAGAGGTGCTGCCGAACGTCTGGCTCGGCACGAGTATCGAAGACGGGGACGTGGTGGACCGGATCGATGCCCTTCGTGCTGCGCCGGCCGCGATCCGTTTCATATCGTTCGAACCTTTGATCGGGTCTGTGGGGACCGTCGACCTGCGCGGCATCCATTGGGCTATCGTGGGCGGGGAAAGCGGGAAGTCCGCCCGTCCCATCCGGGAGGAATGGATCGACGAGATTTATATCCAGTGCCTGTCGGCTGGCACAGCCTTCTTCTTCAAGCAGTGGGGGACCTGGGGCAAAGACAACAAGAAGCGATCGAAAAAGGCGAACGGCCGCGAATATCGCGGTCAGACCTGGGATGAAATGCCCACGGCGGCGCAAGCGTCCGCGTGA